From Spirochaetota bacterium, the proteins below share one genomic window:
- a CDS encoding right-handed parallel beta-helix repeat-containing protein, with protein MKLILVCMLTATGLFGAFTSAFGPALSRTISGAVDSEAGDLRLAEFRALSPLAVDFDGASFPRMGTKDEHTYSKIVFSAASAVKTDLTVRFNAVNGNWWHIVESADLASSGKQSILLRGIPAVRDDLYITFSKPMEAVGFVINNIAEESGARVSFYSDRDGRKLEKELSIPGKVNDDGLGIRAFVSCRSAAGIMRIGFDFQKGNANKISNRTLDDLSFVLLKTPPAGVMAENHVYPEPIASWDETEKERQRMAAESMHAALQKAIQEGKDRFVIAPGNYRLGTYELPNIVITATNFSIIADGAQFWIHGRKRYDAFLFEKCMNVSFRGAVIDTDPFHNSQGEVIAIDTAAKTFDVRIDPGFPLVDGWVKRVGDIKAVFISPDDRMREQRMDWVKQIDPIGERIYRITPRDGAMFNYDIGAAHKGDRFVFPDRTMRMVFNLNGCGSVSLENITIYGAPHMAVTEAGGEGGNSYRGIKVVRRPGTKRKIVCNADIFHSIKVKRGPRIENCEFSWSCDDAVNIHSFFSVVMEPMGETKARVMSFFTDDIGEGAKLEFARLPGMDIVGRAVVQADTIETDEKLIAEAKAIPKALADKGYKVGAFTGNGYFVHTVEFDRPLVLMKYDYIISQERIAQGTTVVSNFIHDIWTRGVLVKAVDFSIEHNRIERTGLTPMLIAPDVYFWESPFPRRGRIADNTIIDGAFALSSRLYHNGMHAALAAFTDGPGYRFVTNGIHLADIVIENNTIIRPSSTGVFVANAKNCVIRGNTIESPCGKPMPVQAEDALKANAYAIQTTVSSNVMIEKNVITKMGADCRGDVKRDE; from the coding sequence ATGAAGCTTATACTTGTCTGCATGCTGACTGCCACCGGTCTCTTCGGGGCGTTCACGTCGGCGTTCGGTCCGGCATTATCGAGAACGATATCGGGTGCGGTCGACAGCGAAGCCGGTGATCTGCGCCTTGCAGAGTTCAGGGCCCTGTCGCCTCTTGCCGTCGACTTTGATGGCGCATCATTCCCGCGCATGGGAACAAAGGACGAGCACACATATTCGAAAATAGTGTTCTCCGCGGCCTCGGCCGTAAAGACCGATCTCACGGTGCGCTTCAATGCGGTCAACGGCAATTGGTGGCATATCGTAGAGTCGGCGGATCTTGCGTCGTCGGGAAAGCAATCGATACTGCTCCGCGGCATACCGGCCGTACGCGACGACCTGTACATCACATTTTCCAAGCCGATGGAAGCGGTGGGGTTTGTCATCAATAATATCGCCGAGGAAAGTGGTGCGCGGGTGAGCTTCTACAGCGATCGTGACGGCAGAAAGCTAGAGAAAGAATTATCCATCCCTGGAAAAGTGAATGATGACGGGCTCGGCATACGCGCGTTCGTATCGTGCAGAAGCGCCGCCGGCATCATGCGCATCGGGTTTGACTTTCAGAAGGGGAATGCTAATAAGATATCCAATCGAACGCTCGACGACCTCTCATTCGTTCTGCTGAAAACCCCGCCGGCCGGTGTGATGGCGGAGAACCATGTCTATCCTGAACCCATCGCATCGTGGGATGAGACGGAGAAAGAGCGTCAGCGCATGGCGGCGGAATCAATGCACGCAGCATTGCAGAAGGCGATACAGGAAGGGAAGGACCGCTTCGTCATCGCGCCGGGGAATTATCGGCTCGGCACGTATGAACTGCCAAATATCGTCATCACCGCGACGAACTTTTCGATAATCGCCGACGGGGCGCAGTTTTGGATACACGGCCGCAAGAGGTACGACGCGTTCCTGTTCGAGAAATGCATGAATGTTTCTTTCCGCGGCGCGGTGATCGATACCGATCCATTCCACAATTCGCAGGGTGAGGTCATCGCCATCGACACCGCGGCAAAAACGTTCGACGTACGCATCGATCCGGGATTTCCGCTCGTCGACGGCTGGGTGAAGCGTGTCGGCGATATAAAAGCGGTGTTCATTTCGCCCGACGACCGCATGCGCGAACAGCGAATGGATTGGGTGAAACAGATCGATCCTATCGGTGAGCGCATCTACCGCATAACGCCGCGAGACGGCGCCATGTTCAATTACGATATCGGCGCCGCGCACAAGGGCGACCGCTTCGTTTTTCCCGATCGCACCATGCGCATGGTGTTCAATCTCAACGGTTGCGGGTCGGTATCGCTCGAGAACATCACGATATATGGCGCACCGCATATGGCGGTCACTGAAGCCGGCGGCGAGGGCGGGAATAGCTATCGCGGTATAAAGGTTGTCCGGCGTCCCGGCACGAAGCGGAAGATCGTCTGCAATGCGGATATCTTTCATTCGATAAAAGTAAAACGCGGTCCGCGCATCGAGAACTGCGAATTCTCCTGGTCGTGTGACGATGCGGTGAACATTCACAGCTTCTTCTCCGTGGTCATGGAGCCGATGGGCGAGACGAAGGCGCGCGTGATGTCGTTCTTTACCGATGACATAGGCGAAGGGGCGAAGCTCGAATTCGCGCGGTTGCCGGGTATGGATATTGTCGGCCGCGCTGTCGTGCAGGCGGATACGATCGAGACGGACGAGAAGCTCATCGCGGAGGCGAAGGCGATACCGAAAGCGCTCGCCGATAAGGGTTATAAGGTCGGCGCATTCACCGGTAATGGTTATTTCGTTCATACTGTCGAATTCGACAGGCCGCTTGTGCTCATGAAATACGATTACATCATTTCGCAGGAGCGCATCGCGCAGGGGACGACGGTCGTTTCCAATTTTATTCACGACATTTGGACGCGCGGCGTACTCGTGAAGGCCGTGGACTTTTCGATAGAGCATAACCGCATCGAGCGTACAGGTCTTACGCCGATGCTTATCGCCCCGGATGTGTATTTCTGGGAGTCGCCGTTCCCGCGGCGCGGACGCATCGCGGATAATACTATCATCGACGGGGCGTTTGCGCTCTCGTCGCGTCTGTATCATAACGGCATGCATGCGGCGCTCGCTGCGTTCACCGACGGCCCCGGATACCGCTTCGTGACGAACGGCATACACCTAGCGGATATCGTCATAGAGAATAATACCATCATACGACCATCGTCGACGGGAGTATTCGTCGCGAACGCGAAGAACTGCGTTATACGCGGCAATACGATTGAATCGCCGTGCGGAAAGCCGATGCCCGTACAGGCGGAAGATGCGCTTAAGGCCAATGCGTATGCCATACAAACGACCGTGTCGAGCAATGTGATGATCGAGAAAAACGTTATTACGAAGATGGGGGCGGACTGCAGGGGTGATGTGAAGAGGGATGAGTGA